One genomic segment of Ricinus communis isolate WT05 ecotype wild-type chromosome 5, ASM1957865v1, whole genome shotgun sequence includes these proteins:
- the LOC8279621 gene encoding protein PLANT CADMIUM RESISTANCE 2 produces the protein MYPPNPEKSNTNASAPFYQPAAPATGVPLKQANQYYSENPQYPLSHQHGHGGAWSSGLCGCCSDVKNCCITCWCPCITFGQIAEIADKGTTSCATSGAIYGILAWFTGCGCIYSCLYRSKLRQQYMLPESPCNDCLVHCCCEACALCQEYRELQSRGFDMSIGWHGNMERQNGGGAMAAPTAPVFQGTMTR, from the exons ATGTATCCACCCAACCCAGAAAAGTCCAACACAAACGCATCGGCACCTTTCTATCAGCCTGCAGCCCCGGCTACCGGTGTTCCGTTAAAGCAAGCAAACCAGTATTACAGTGAGAATCCTCAGTATCCCCTCTCTCACCAGCATGGACATGGAGGAGCATGGTCGTCGGGCCTATGCGGCTGTTGCTCTGACGTCAAGAATT GTTGCATAACATGCTGGTGCCCATGTATCACATTCGGACAGATTGCTGAAATTGCAGACAAAGGAACAACAT CTTGTGCAACTAGTGGGGCAATTTATGGGATACTAGCATGGTTTACTGGATGTGGGTGCATATATTCATGCTTGTATCGATCTAAACTGAGGCAGCAGTACATGTTACCCGAGAGTCCTTGCAATGATTGTTTGGTTCATTGCTGTTGCGAGGCTTGTGCGCTCTGTCAAGAGTACAGGGAGCTTCAAAGCCGTGGATTTGATATGTCTATTG GGTGGCATGGAAATATGGAGAGACAGAATGGTGGAGGGGCAATGGCAGCTCCGACCGCACCGGTGTTTCAAGGAACCATGACTCGGTAG